From Salvelinus sp. IW2-2015 unplaced genomic scaffold, ASM291031v2 Un_scaffold7530, whole genome shotgun sequence, a single genomic window includes:
- the tlnrd1 gene encoding talin rod domain-containing protein 1: MASSGSGRSASEGSSSTQSSSLQQRKKLSSICDTCKGKMQLVADLLLLCSETRPVVTADGVAVAETFEQCRDTVIARTKELSILTHDIQSQLNMGRFVEVGERLLEMGDLVVSLTECSAQAAYLAAVETSGSQPCLPGLVDRYKVTRCRHEVEQSCSILRVTPLPDLTPQLLLELSQNISCNLKTLTDASGLASERSKDRFAKEQFKLSVKSISTSGTALLACVREVKTQPSELTRNRCVLFSVALVQAVNALVGFATEPQFLGRAASVSPEGKGVQTAVLGGAMSVVSACVLLTQGLRDVSQHPESSTKMADYRERLRNSACAVSDGCTLLSQALRERSSPRTLPPVNSHSVN, translated from the coding sequence ATGGCTAGTAGTGGCTCAGGGAGGTCAGCTAGCGAGGGTTCCAGCAGCACACAGAGCAGCAGCTTGCAGCAGAGGAAGAAGCTCTCGTCCATCTGTGACACGTGTAAGGGCAAGATGCAGCTGGTTGCCGACCTCCTCCTGCTCTGTAGCGAGACACGGCCCGTGGTCACCGCGGATGGCGTGGCGGTGGCCGAGACCTTCGAGCAGTGCCGCGACACGGTCATCGCCCGCACCAAGGAACTCTCCATCCTCACCCACGACATCCAGTCGCAGCTCAACATGGGCCGCTTCGTCGAGGTGGGAGAGCGCTTACTAGAGATGGGGGACTTGGTGGTGTCGTTGACCGAGTGTTCGGCGCAGGCTGCATACCTAGCYGCGGTGGAGACCTCGGGTTCTCAGCCGTGTCTGCCAGGGCTGGTGGACCGCTACAAAGTGACACGGTGCCGCCACGAAGTGGAGCAGAGCTGCAGCATCCTCAGGGTCACGCCGCTGCCGGACCTCACGCCCCAGCTACTACTGGAGCTATCTCAGAACATCTCCTGCAACCTCAAGACCCTGACAGATGCCTCGGGCCTGGCCAGCGAGAGGTCCAAGGACCGCTTCGCCAAAGAACAGTTCAAGCTCAGCGTCAAGAGCATTAGCACGAGCGGCACGGCCCTCTTGGCCTGCGTCCGGGAAGTCAAGACGCAGCCCAGCGAGCTGACGCGCAACCGCTGCGTCCTGTTCAGCGTGGCGCTGGTCCAAGCGGTAAACGCATTGGTCGGGTTTGCCACGGAACCGCAGTTTTTAGGCCGGGCGGCGAGCGTGTCACCCGAGGGGAAGGGTGTGCAGACGGCAGTTCTGGGCGGCGCCATGAGCGTGGTGTCAGCGTGCGTCCTTCTCACTCAGGGCCTCCGGGACGTCTCCCAGCATCCAGAGAGCAGCACCAAGATGGCGGACTACAGGGAGCGCCTGCGCAACTCGGCCTGCGCGGTGTCGGACGGCTGCACGCTGCTCTCACAGGCGCTAAGGGAGAGGTCTTCACCCAGGACTCTACCGCCAGTCAATTCCCATTCTGTGAATTAg